The genomic interval AGCTACAAGGTGCAGCCGAGCCCCGATGGTCTTGCCCAGGCCTTTATTCTGGGCGAAGAATTTATCGGCAACGATTGCTGCGCCATGGTGCTTGGCGACAACATCTTCTACGGTAACGGCTTTAGCCCGCTCCTGAAGGCGGCCGTGAAGAATGCCGAACAGAATGGCCGCGCCAGCGTGTTCGGTTACTATGTGGAAGACCCGGAACGCTTTGGCGTGGTGGAATTTGACGAATCGGGCAAGGTGATTTCGGTGGAAGAAAAGCCGAAGGAACCCAAGAGCAACTACGCCATTACCGGACTTTATTTCTACGACAATCGCGTGTCGGGCTTTGCCAAGGCCCAGAAGCCGAGCGCCCGTGGCGAACTTGAAATTACGGACTTGAACCGCGTGTATTTGGACAAGGGCGAACTCGACGTGAAACTCTTGGGCCGAGGTTTTGCCTGGCTTGATACCGGAACCATGGACAGCCTGATCGAAGCGGGCGAGTTCGTGAAGATGGTGGAAAAACGCCAGGGTATCCAGATTTCTGCAGTCGAAGAAATCGCCTACATCAACGGCTGGATTACCAAGGAAAAACTCCTGGAATCTGCCGCCAAGTACGGAAAGTCTCCTTACGGCCAGCACCTGCGCAAGGTCGCCGAAGGCAAGATCCGTTACTAATTGAATTGCGGACAATTGAAAAAAGCCTGGTGTAAAAACCAGGCTTTTTAATATGAA from Fibrobacter sp. UWB5 carries:
- the rfbA gene encoding glucose-1-phosphate thymidylyltransferase RfbA translates to MKGIVLAGGSGTRLYPLTMVTSKQLLPVYDKPMIYYPLSTLMLAGIRDILIISTPTDLPNFERLLGDGSSMGLNLSYKVQPSPDGLAQAFILGEEFIGNDCCAMVLGDNIFYGNGFSPLLKAAVKNAEQNGRASVFGYYVEDPERFGVVEFDESGKVISVEEKPKEPKSNYAITGLYFYDNRVSGFAKAQKPSARGELEITDLNRVYLDKGELDVKLLGRGFAWLDTGTMDSLIEAGEFVKMVEKRQGIQISAVEEIAYINGWITKEKLLESAAKYGKSPYGQHLRKVAEGKIRY